From a region of the Mycobacterium intracellulare ATCC 13950 genome:
- the rsmH gene encoding 16S rRNA (cytosine(1402)-N(4))-methyltransferase RsmH has protein sequence MKHSATSSEAHARATWPLPEPTLAYFPNARFVPSDRDLDARAPHLFRHARAIPGRAAHGWRQNRGGVAVADNSGRGDRKRGRGDRKRGAAGRSGSPPSGSGGHVPVLLERCVALLTPALTRHHPDGTGATLVDATVGAGGHAERFLTELPGLRLIGLDRDPTALDITRTRLARFSDRVTLVRTRYDGVATALAESGYAATESVDGMLFDLGVSSMQLDRAERGFAYAQDAPLDMRMDPDAPLTAADILNTYDETELANILHRYGEERFARRIAAHIVRRRARQPFASTADLVALLYEAIPAAARRTGGHPAKRTFQALRVAVNDELDSLRAALPAALDALAVGGRIVVMTYQSLEDRIVKRLFAEAVASRTPVDLPVELPGHQPRFRALTQGAGRADATEIERNPRSAAVRLRALQRMESQQATGKGD, from the coding sequence ATGAAGCACTCGGCGACATCATCTGAGGCGCATGCCCGTGCAACGTGGCCTCTGCCCGAACCGACCCTGGCGTACTTCCCCAACGCCAGGTTCGTGCCTTCGGACAGGGACCTCGATGCAAGGGCGCCACACCTTTTCCGGCACGCTCGGGCCATACCGGGGCGTGCGGCCCACGGGTGGCGGCAGAACCGGGGAGGCGTTGCGGTGGCTGACAATTCAGGGCGCGGTGATCGCAAGCGCGGCCGTGGTGACCGCAAGCGCGGCGCAGCCGGGCGCAGCGGGTCGCCGCCATCGGGATCAGGCGGGCACGTGCCCGTCCTGCTGGAGCGTTGCGTCGCGCTCCTCACGCCCGCATTGACCCGCCACCACCCGGACGGGACGGGGGCGACCCTCGTCGACGCGACCGTCGGCGCGGGAGGGCACGCCGAGCGGTTCCTCACCGAACTGCCGGGCCTGCGGCTGATCGGACTCGACCGCGACCCCACCGCCCTGGACATCACCCGAACGCGGTTGGCGCGATTCTCCGACCGGGTCACGCTGGTGCGCACCCGCTACGACGGCGTCGCCACAGCGCTGGCCGAATCCGGCTATGCCGCAACCGAATCGGTCGACGGGATGCTGTTCGACCTCGGCGTGTCGTCCATGCAGCTCGACCGCGCCGAACGCGGTTTCGCCTACGCCCAGGACGCGCCGCTGGACATGCGGATGGACCCCGACGCGCCGCTGACCGCGGCCGACATCCTCAACACCTACGACGAGACCGAGCTGGCGAACATCCTGCACCGCTACGGCGAGGAGCGCTTCGCGCGGCGCATCGCCGCGCACATCGTGCGCCGGCGGGCCCGCCAGCCGTTCGCGTCGACCGCGGACCTGGTGGCCCTGCTCTACGAAGCGATTCCGGCCGCGGCCCGGCGCACCGGCGGCCACCCGGCCAAGCGCACCTTCCAGGCGCTGCGGGTCGCGGTCAACGACGAATTGGATTCGCTGCGTGCCGCGCTCCCGGCCGCCCTGGACGCGCTTGCCGTCGGCGGGCGCATCGTGGTGATGACGTACCAATCGCTGGAAGACCGGATCGTCAAGCGGTTGTTCGCCGAGGCGGTCGCGTCCCGCACCCCGGTGGACCTACCGGTCGAACTCCCCGGTCACCAGCCGCGATTCCGGGCCCTGACGCAGGGTGCCGGACGGGCCGACGCCACCGAGATCGAACGCAACCCGCGTAGCGCCGCGGTGCGGCTGCGGGCCCTGCAGCGAATGGAATCACAGCAGGCAACCGGGAAAGGCGATTGA
- the mraZ gene encoding division/cell wall cluster transcriptional repressor MraZ, translated as MFLGTYTPKLDDKGRLTLPAKFRDALAGGLMVTKSQDHSLAVYPRAEFEQLARRASKASRSNPDARAFLRNLAAGTDEQHPDAQGRITLSADHRRYASLSKECVVIGAVDYLEIWDAQAWQDYQQTHEENFSAASDEALGDII; from the coding sequence GTGTTTCTTGGCACCTACACGCCCAAACTCGACGACAAGGGGCGGCTGACGTTGCCCGCCAAGTTCCGTGACGCGCTGGCAGGGGGGTTGATGGTCACCAAGAGCCAGGACCACAGCCTCGCCGTCTACCCGCGGGCGGAATTCGAGCAACTGGCCCGCCGGGCGAGCAAGGCGTCGCGAAGCAACCCTGACGCCAGGGCCTTCCTGCGTAACCTCGCCGCCGGCACCGACGAGCAGCACCCCGACGCCCAGGGCCGCATCACGTTGTCGGCCGACCACCGTCGTTACGCCAGCCTGTCCAAGGAGTGCGTGGTGATCGGCGCGGTCGACTACCTCGAAATCTGGGATGCGCAGGCCTGGCAGGACTACCAGCAGACCCACGAAGAGAACTTCTCCGCGGCCAGCGATGAAGCACTCGGCGACATCATCTGA
- a CDS encoding peptidoglycan D,D-transpeptidase FtsI family protein, with protein sequence MADNAVRQPKRRAKPQQADQGRDVREPKRLRKAKQPKASRGAQRPEPVGAGHSARERRTRQIVQMAGRGGSFVFRHRAGNVVILVLMLVAAAQLFVLQVTKAPTLRAQAAGQLKVTDVEKAVRGSIIDRRKDQLAFTIESRALTFQPKRIHKQLEEAKAKNSAAPDPQQRLRDIAKDVSGRLGNKPDSATLLKKLQSDENFVYLARAVDPAVASAISDKFPEVGSERQDLRQYPGGSLAANIVGGIDWDGHGLLGLEEAMDSVLSGTDGSVTYDRGSDGVVIPGSYRNRHRAVNGSMVQLTLDDDIQFYVQQQVQQAKNVSGAHNVSAVVLDAKTGEVLAMANDNTFDPSQDIGRQGDKQLGNLAVSSPFEPGSVNKVITASSVIEYGLSNPDEVLQVPGTIQMGGVSIHDAWDHGVMPYTTTGVFGKSSNVGTLMLAQRVGPERFYDMVRKFGLGQRTNVGLPGESAGLVPPIDQWSGSTFSNLPIGQGLSMTLLQMTGMYQTIANDGVRIPPRIIKATIAPDGTRTEEPRPDGVRVVSAQTAQTVRNMLRAVVQHDPMGYQQGTGPAAAVTGYQMAGKTGTAQQINPACGCYFDNVYWITFAGMATVDNPRYVIGIMMDNPERNADGTPGHSAAPLFHNIAGWLMQRENVPLSPDPGPPLTLQAT encoded by the coding sequence ATGGCGGACAACGCCGTCCGGCAGCCCAAGCGCCGCGCGAAACCGCAGCAGGCGGACCAGGGCCGTGACGTTCGCGAACCGAAACGACTCCGGAAAGCCAAGCAGCCCAAGGCCAGCCGGGGTGCGCAGCGCCCCGAGCCGGTGGGGGCCGGGCATTCGGCGCGGGAGCGACGCACCCGTCAGATCGTGCAAATGGCCGGCCGCGGTGGTTCGTTCGTCTTCCGCCATCGCGCCGGCAACGTGGTCATCCTGGTACTGATGCTGGTGGCCGCCGCCCAGCTGTTCGTCCTGCAGGTGACCAAGGCCCCGACGCTGCGCGCCCAGGCCGCCGGGCAGCTCAAGGTCACCGACGTGGAAAAGGCGGTGCGGGGCAGCATCATCGACCGCCGCAAGGATCAACTGGCGTTCACCATCGAATCGCGTGCGCTGACGTTTCAGCCGAAACGCATTCACAAGCAGCTGGAGGAGGCCAAGGCCAAGAATTCGGCCGCCCCCGACCCGCAGCAGCGCTTGCGCGACATCGCCAAGGACGTCTCGGGGCGCCTCGGCAACAAACCCGACTCGGCGACCCTGCTGAAGAAGCTGCAAAGCGACGAGAACTTCGTCTATCTCGCGCGTGCCGTCGATCCCGCCGTCGCCAGCGCGATCTCGGACAAATTTCCCGAGGTCGGTTCCGAACGCCAGGATCTGCGCCAGTATCCGGGCGGATCGCTGGCCGCCAACATCGTGGGCGGCATCGACTGGGACGGCCACGGGCTGCTGGGCTTGGAAGAGGCCATGGACTCCGTGCTGTCCGGGACCGACGGTTCGGTCACCTATGACCGCGGATCCGACGGCGTGGTCATCCCCGGCAGTTACCGCAACCGGCATCGGGCGGTCAACGGCTCGATGGTGCAGCTGACCCTCGACGACGACATCCAGTTCTATGTGCAGCAGCAGGTTCAGCAGGCCAAGAATGTGTCTGGCGCGCACAATGTTTCGGCCGTCGTGCTCGACGCGAAGACCGGTGAAGTGCTGGCCATGGCCAACGACAACACGTTCGACCCCTCCCAGGACATTGGGCGTCAGGGCGACAAACAGCTGGGCAACCTGGCGGTGTCCTCGCCGTTCGAGCCCGGCTCGGTGAACAAGGTGATCACCGCGTCGTCGGTCATCGAGTACGGCCTGTCCAATCCCGATGAGGTGCTGCAGGTTCCCGGCACGATCCAGATGGGCGGGGTCTCCATCCACGACGCGTGGGACCACGGCGTGATGCCCTACACGACCACCGGCGTGTTCGGAAAGTCTTCCAACGTCGGCACTTTGATGCTCGCACAGCGGGTGGGGCCGGAGCGCTTCTACGACATGGTCCGCAAGTTCGGGCTCGGGCAGCGCACCAATGTGGGTCTGCCCGGGGAGAGCGCCGGGCTGGTGCCACCCATCGACCAATGGTCGGGCAGCACCTTCTCCAACCTGCCCATCGGGCAGGGCCTTTCGATGACGCTGCTGCAGATGACGGGCATGTACCAGACGATCGCCAACGACGGGGTGCGGATCCCGCCGCGGATCATCAAGGCCACCATCGCGCCCGACGGCACCCGCACCGAAGAACCGCGCCCGGACGGCGTGCGGGTGGTGTCGGCGCAGACGGCTCAGACCGTGCGCAACATGCTGCGCGCCGTCGTGCAACACGACCCGATGGGCTATCAGCAGGGCACCGGCCCCGCCGCCGCGGTGACGGGCTACCAGATGGCCGGCAAGACCGGCACCGCCCAGCAGATCAACCCGGCCTGCGGCTGCTACTTCGACAACGTCTACTGGATCACGTTCGCCGGCATGGCCACCGTCGACAACCCCCGGTATGTCATCGGCATCATGATGGACAACCCGGAGCGCAACGCCGACGGCACCCCGGGCCACTCGGCGGCCCCGCTGTTCCACAACATCGCCGGCTGGCTCATGCAGCGCGAGAACGTGCCGCTGTCGCCGGACCCGGGCCCGCCGCTGACGCTGCAGGCCACCTAG
- a CDS encoding DUF3040 domain-containing protein, translating into MPLSDHEQRMLDQIESALYAEDPKFASSVRGGGFRAPTARRRLQGVALFVVGLAMLVSGVAFKATWIGGSVPILSIFGFIVMFGGVVFGITGPRLSGRPDHSGSAPTSLRQRRNKGGGSFTSRMEDRFRRRFDD; encoded by the coding sequence ATGCCACTCTCCGATCATGAGCAGCGAATGCTCGATCAGATCGAGAGCGCTCTCTACGCCGAAGACCCCAAATTCGCGTCAAGCGTCCGCGGCGGGGGCTTTCGCGCGCCCACGGCCCGCCGGCGCCTGCAGGGAGTGGCGCTGTTCGTCGTCGGCCTGGCGATGCTGGTGTCGGGGGTGGCGTTCAAGGCCACCTGGATCGGCGGCAGCGTCCCCATTCTCAGCATTTTCGGGTTCATCGTCATGTTCGGCGGCGTGGTGTTCGGCATCACCGGTCCCCGATTGTCAGGCAGGCCAGACCATTCCGGCTCCGCGCCCACCTCGCTGCGCCAGCGCCGCAACAAGGGCGGGGGCTCCTTCACCAGTCGCATGGAGGATCGGTTCCGCCGCCGCTTCGACGACTGA